DNA from Pseudocitrobacter corydidari:
CCCCGAGCCGTGCGCGTCGTGAACGATCAACTCGATGGCAAAATTAACGGTGATGGCGAGTTTATACCCACTCCGCGCGATGAGGCTAAAAAATGAAAGTGATGAAAAAAAGTATCTCACTGGCGCTCATCCTGCTGGGGTACACGGTGGCAATTCCGGCCGTCCAGGCTGAAGGGTACGAATACTACTCTAGCCAGGGTGCCCTGGTTTACGGTTCAAACTTCGGGGGACAAAAGAAAATCATTGCCAAGTTTACGGGAATTAACAGCCGCGATTTGTACCCTGTGGAAAATATCTCTGGCGAGCAGGAACGATATATTATCGAAGATGAAGTCACCACAATTAAAGAGGAGTACCACTGGATAACGAACGGTCACGTCATTCTCTGGCGAGGGAAAATCGTGAGTAATCCTCCCGGTACGCCAACGGTCGATGTTGCCAGCTTTAAGGCTCTGGGCCGCTTCGCCGTCGATAAATACAGTCTCTATTTTGACGGTCAGCGCACCGAAAGCAATAGCGGCGCTTCGAAGGTGGACCTGGCAACCCTAAAAGCTATCGAAGATAACAGCAGCACGCTGGTTGACCGACATAACCTTTATTTATTGGGACGCAGGCAGGCCAGTAGCGACGATTTCAGCGTACTACAAAGTAAATTGTGGGGGGATATCGAGCGGTTCCGCCCACGCAATGAAGGGGCTACCTCCCGCGACCTGCTTATTCGTCATCGCCAGGATGTGTTTCTCAATGGTCAGCGCATTGCAGACGTTGATGCTGACACCTTTCACATCATTCGATGGATCCCCAATTCATTATTGGTCTACCGCGACAAACATGGTGAGCACCGTTACGCCTATGGCAACCCGGCAGGAAAAATGGCAACGACCGATGATGCGAATTCGTTTGAAATCGGTGAAAAAACCGTCCGCTGGCGCAGGCAACTCGCGCGGGATGACGCCTGGCCCACACAACTCTCGTGGGATGTCATATGGGGGGCCTGGCAGGATATTCCCAATGTTGATCCGGAACAGTTCCATCTGATTACTGACCGCATCGCGCAGTATCAGGATCGTCTGTATATCGTCAAACTGTCGCCAGTTGGCGAAGACCAGCTTAACGTTATCACCCTGGATACCCCTGATTTAGTGGTTGATCACGTCTTCAATGGTGGGAAAAAGCACATTTATATTATCAAGGACAGAACGTGGGTGCAGGATGTTCATGTGATTGCCACCCACGGTCCACTCACCATGGCTGAGAGTTTCGCCTGGGACGATCGCTATGTATATACCTGGCGGGGCCAGCGTCCTGCCAGAACTGAGTCGCCATGTCCGGAGCAAACCGTTGAGCAGGATGATGGCATAGTCATTAAGACCGAAGCATCAGAGTGCCACCGCACGCCGTAAAATGGGTCATTATTTTTTACGGGTAGTTTCATGATCAACACCTCGCGCCAGGATGGCTTTATGCACTATCGCAATGTGGTTTGTTTGTTGTCTTGTTCGTTGTTCTTATCATCGGCATGGGGATGTCGGCTTTCCGCGCCTGAGCATAATATTTACCAGAAACAAGGCAAAGGCGTGGTGTACCTGCGCCCTTATCAGGAAACAAATCTTTCTCTACCTGGCGTGAATTACAAGAGATTGCGTCGGTTACCCAATTTATTAATAGACCCGGCAACACTAGACGAATGGGATAAAGAACCGCCTCTGACTGATTTGACAACCGACTACCTCTATGAGGGCGCACAGGCCTGGTATCCTCATTATTCCTGGCATAGCGATGGTCGCTATATCCTCTACGCGGGTGAAGTAGTGCAAAACCCGCCAGACAAACCTCCCGTCGATGTCGCCTCGTTCAAGGCATGGGGTGATTTTGCCGCGGATAAACACAGTCTCTATTTCGAAGGCAAGCGCACCGATGACTATGGCGGAGAAAATAGTTTAGATATTAAAACGCTGCATCAGGTGAAATTCCATTTACCCTGGAAACCTGACTTTCTCGGACTGATATTACGTGACGCTAACTTCTTGTATGTCAATGGTCATCGCCTCGCTGACCCCGATAGTTTCCGCGTGCTGGCGCAAAAGCCCTGGGATCGGCGAGGAAAGTTTTCCACCGCTTTTAACCCCTGCGTTGCTGTGCCGTTCGGCCCCTGGGATACATTAGCCCGTACACACACGGAAATTATGATCAACGGCGAACAGCTTGATGCCGACCCGGAGACATTCGCTGTCGTGCGCTGGATGCCCGGTTCGCTATTGAGCTGGCGAGATAAAAGCGGCCTGCACCGGAAGGTGCTGAATCAGGGAAATCTGGACCAAGATAGGGCAAATAGCTGCGCAGCGTTCAATTTACAGGAACACTACGTTTCATGGCGTAAAGGGCCAGAATGCCAGCAAGAAGTCCTACCCGGCCTCGATCCAGAACAATTTCACCCTCTTAGTAATACCGTTGCTCAGTATCAGGACAAGCTGTTCACCTTCAAAAAAACGGAATTTGGCGAAAATAGGCTGGATATCGTCACGCTGGATAATCCTGGTTTGGTGATAGATAAACGCTTTAACGCGGGAAGAACTCACGGCTATTTACTGACCAAATTACAAGCTAATGGTGAAGAAGAAGATGGTCTCCAGGTATTCGAGTCTTCCGGGCCGCTTATCCTGATGGATTATCGTGTTCCCGATGAGCATGAGGCTCACCTTGGCGATAGCCCCCATTACAAGAAATGGTATGCACACGACGATCGTTATGTTTACGCATTCGATGGCTCACAGCTGTGGCGCTACCCAACACCCAATACCAAAGCCGTGCGGGTGAAATGGAAAACCGAACATTCAGGTTATGGCTACTGGGCAGACTACCGTAGTGGAGAGTTGGACGGCAGACTTCTTGAGGATGGTGCGTTTATTCCAACGGGAATCCCCTATAACTCATCCGTTAACATTGCTCAATACTCTGATGGCGAAAGCTCTTTTCTCGTCGGCGAAACCGATGTTAGCTGGCGTAAGCTTCGCTCTACAGACCAGGAATGGAGTCAATGGGAGAAACTCCCCGATATTGACCCAAAAGCATTTCATCCCATCACCGATCGTGTCGCGCAGTACAAAAATCATCTGTACATTGCGAAATTGTCTCCTTTTGGTGAAGACACCCTGGAAATCATAACGCTCGACTCTTCTGCACCTTTCCTGAAACAACGAATTAACGCCGGGAAAGACCATGGCTACTTTATGCGATCTTCCCGATTACGCGACGATATTCAAATTTTTGCCATTGATGGACCACTGAAGACCACCGAACGTTTCGCTTATGACAATCGCTATGTTTATACCTGGATAGGTAGCCAACTTTATCGAACCGCATCGCCCTGTCCGGCCAGGACACGTAATCTGGATCAGAACATGTTTTCATCCAATGATGACATCATCATCTTGAAGACGGAGGAAGAGTGCCGCAAAACACCAGACATTGAGCAAACTTTGAAGCCCTGACCCCATGCCGCTATACTGCCGCCATCACTTAAAAACAGGATACAACAATGAACGACAGTGAATTTCATCGCCTTGCCGACACCCTGTGGATGACCATCGAAGAGCGCCTTGACGACTGGGATGGTGACAGCGATATCGACTGTGAAATCAACGGCGGCGTGCTGACCATTACCTTTGAGAACGGCAGTAAAATCATTATCAACCGCCAGGAGCCGCTGCACCAGGTATGGCTGGCAACCAAACAGGGCGGCTACCATTTTGACATGAAAGGCGGCGAATGGATTTGCGATCGCAGCGGTGAAACCTTCTGGGATTTACTGGAACAGGCCGCGACGCAGCAGGCGGGTGAAGCGGTGAGCTTCCGCTGAGGTTTGTTGCCGGATGGCGGCTACGCCTTATCCAGCCTACAAATGCGATCAGTAGGCCGAATAAGACGCGCTAGCGTCGCCATCCGGCAAGCGAGCTCACAGCGGCAACAACGATTCTGACCCACCCTGCGACAATAAAAAGCAGAATCGCGCATAGCGCGTCACCGCCGAAACCGTTACGCATTATTCTCCCCCCCTGACCCGTTTCAGAGAGTGACATTAATGCGGAAAAATGAAGTCTGCGTGAAGTGCATGGCGGGAAAACCGACAGGTATTGCTATCCGGTATTACGAAAAATACTGCTGCAACAGCGGCGTGTCGTTATCCTGGTTACTCGGCGGGATCGTGCCAATCGCCTGGCTGCGGTAAGGAATAACCTGCGCGCGGCCATCCACTTTCACAATCTGGTAGAACTGCGGCAGGTTGAAGTTGATAAAGCTTGAGCCGTAGGTAAAGCGATCGTGCGAAGACGAGTAGAAGCGGCTGACGTCGCGCACCAGCTCCTCTTTGCTGCCTTCACAGTGGTGATACACTTCCGCGCGGTTGGTTTCATCCAGAATATAGATGTTAAAGCCCTGCTCTTCGCCGGAATCTTCAAAGAAGAACTGAATGATCCCTTCGCTGGCAAAGCCGTCCACCACCTGCGGCAGTTTGACGTGGTTGGTTTCCACCTGCACCGACAAACCATGCAGTTTGTTGTGCGAGATAGCGCCGTAGAATTCGATGGCGTTTTCCAGTTTCTGCACCGACACGTTCAGGCGTTCAAAGAACAGGCCCCAGGTCTGGCCGGATACGCGCAGCGCTTTGAAACGCCCGGTTTCCTGGCGCGTGCTGGAAAGGCGCAGGTCGATACATTCCGACACCAGCTGCTGGACGCGGGTACGAATCAGGCCGCGTAAATGCTGGCTGTAGCAGAACACATCCACGCTATCCGGCGGAGCAGCGTCCTGGTGCATTTTGCCGAGAATCGTTTTCAGCGCTTCAATCATCGCCTGCTCGCCGTTGAAGTGCAGCGTACGCACCTCGTTCCACGAGTTGCGATACAGCAGGTCAACGCTGCCGACGAGACAGTTTTGCTCTTCACCAAAGCTGAAGACGTCGAGCTTACGGAAGTCGAAATGGACGACCTGATTGCGGAAAGCCGCCGTCGGGTCATATTCGAGGTTGACGATAATCGCCAGATGGCGAATTTCGCACGGGCTGTAGAGCGCTTTTGGCGTCGGTGCAGGCAGACGCAGCGGGAAGTGATGGGAAACATCCGCCACCATCTCCTGCAATTTTGCCAGGTCGACAATACCGTTGCCTTTAATAAACAGGCGGGTGCGTGAGGTCAGCAGGCCGTTAAACCAGGCCCACGCCACCAGCTTATTAAGATAGCGGTTATATTCCAGTGGCTGATGGCTGACGATAGCTTCCATATTTGGCGCGCGGTTATAGAGATACCAACCGGTACGGTTGGCACGGCCCGGCGGCACGTGGATGAAGGTCAGGTTAGGCTCGGAGAGATCCGGTGAAATCTGCGGGTTAACCAGCGTCACTTTACCCGGCAGCGCTTCAAACGCCGCGTACAGTTTACGGGTCAGTACACCGATATCCTGCGGGCTGGCGGAGACGCTCAGGTTGTTGCGACGCGCGAAGCGGATCAGGTTACGGTAGCTCTGCATCATCGCGTCGAGCAATTCGTTGTGCGCCTCGCGCACCTGATCGATTTTCCAGTTCGCCCGGTTATCCAGTTTGGCGAGACGCGCTTCGTCCCAACCCCACTCTTTCACCAGTTGGCTGACCACTTCACGACGCCAGCCGACGCACGCACGTTCGCGGCTCAGCTTTTCGCACACTTTCAGATAGAAGCAGCGGCGTACAAGGTCAAGACGCGTCTCATCGTCAATCGCTTTGAGGTAGTCGGTAACGCGTTCCAGCATCATGCAGTAGGAATCGAGACCGAAGGAGACGATCTCGCCATCGTGCAGGCGCTGTTTGATATCTTTCGCCAGCAGGCGCGTATTGGGGTATTCCCAGGAGTAGGCTTCCAGCAGCAGGGTTTTCAGCACCGCTTTGTAGGGTGAGTCGATACTCTTATACAGCTGCCACAGGCTGGCGCCAAAGTACTCTTCCGCCGACAGCGAACTCAACCCGCCAAGGTCGAGCCACTCGTTCGGCGTCAGCACGCCCTGCGCGTAAAGCGTCATGACGTAGTCGTCGTAATGCTCTTCTTCTTCGCACGGCACCATATTCCATAGAATACGTTTCCCCGCGAGGCGCACGGCGGTGCGATAAAATTCATCCAGCAGCAAGATGTGCTGCGTGGAGCCGCAGTCTTCGCCGCCCAGGCTGCCGCTTTCGTTATGACGGAAGCGGTTTTCGTCGATCAGGAAGAAGCTGACTTCCACGCCCAGCGAGGCAGCCCAGCTTTCCAGCAGGCTGCATTTGCGTTGCAGAAGTTGACGTTCGTCGTTATCGAGCCAGGACTGGTGACAAACCCAGATATCGAGGTCAGAAGAGCAGCTTTGCCCCACGGACGAGGTGCTGCCCATTGAGTAGACGCCGGTTATCGGCAGCTCGCCTTTTGGCGAGACCTGCGGCGGCATACCACGGTGCAGTTCAAGTTCGTCGAGGTAGTGGCGTTGGGTTTCATCAGGCGTGTAGAGGCAAATGCCTTTGGGAACGTTACCGTCGAGGTAACCCGGCATTAGTGGGTGATGATAATGTAATAATGTCGGCAGCAGACTGTAAACCTGTTGGAACGCAGGTCCCATGGCAGCAAGCGCGCGATCCACACGCAGTTGATTAATGGCATCCAGTCTCTGTTTCAGTGTCTCAATATAGAGGTACAAGACATATCGCCTGATGTTCAAAACCTGGCGTAGCGCCCGTGAAGGGAAGTACGGAGGTTTTTAGAATTTCAACAAGAATCGTGGCCTTTGTCGCCCGTCCTTATGATTATGGTGGTGCGGACGAACAAATGGTTTAAAACGTGATCAATTTAACACCTTGCTGGTTGACCGTAAAGAAAGTTGCACTACATACAAGTGTAGCATCGTTTGTTATCTGTAAATTCCACAATACGTTTAGGTCTATATTGGAAACTTCCAGAAAATACGGGCCACCCAGACATTAGCCAAACACCGTGAAAACTAACATCATTAAAGCAACAATGTTAGGATGGTCCGTGGACGACAATGACGGTAACAAGCATGTTAGACAAAGTTTTGAGAATTGCCACACGCCAAAGTCCTCTTGCACTTTGGCAGGCACACTATGTTAAAGACCGCCTGATGGCCTGTCATCCAGGGCTGACGGTTGAACTCGTGCCGCTGGTGACGCGCGGCGATGTGATCCTGGATACCCCGCTGGCAAAAGTGGGCGGTAAAGGGCTCTTTGTAAAAGAGCTTGAGCTGGCATTGCTGGAAAACCGGGCCGATATCGCCGTTCACTCCATGAAAGATGTTCCCGTCGATTTCCCTGAAGGCCTGGGGCTGGTGACCATTTGTGAGCGTGAAGACCCTCGTGATGCATTCGTCTCCAACCACTATGCCTCGCTGGACGATTTACCGGCAGGCAGCATCGTCGGCACCTCCAGCCTGCGTCGCCAGTGCCAGATTGCGGAATATCGTCCCGATTTAGAGATTCGTTCTCTGCGCGGCAACGTCGGCACGCGTCTTGGAAAACTGGATAACGGCGATTACGACGCTATTATTCTGGCCGTCGCCGGTCTGAAACGTCTGAAACTTGACGATCGCATTCGACAGGCGATGCCGCCTGAGCAATCATTACCGGCTGTCGGCCAGGGTGCCGTCGGCATCGAATGTCGCCTGGATGATGACGTTACGCGGACGCTGCTTGCACCGCTCAACGATGCGCAAACGGCCACGCGCGTACAGGCGGAACGCGCCATGAACACGCGTCTGGAAGGCGGCTGTCAGGTGCCGATTGGCAGCTACGCCGAACTGACTGACGGCGAACTGTGGCTGCGTGCGCTGGTTGGCGCGCCGGATGGTTCTCAGATGGTGCGCGGCGAACGACGCGGCAAGCCGGAAGACGCTGAACGCATGGGCGTTGAGCTCGCTGAGGAGCTATTGAACAACGGTGCACGCGAGATCCTCACCGCCGTCTACAACGGAGAGAAGCCCGAATGAGTATCCTGGTCACCCGCCCGTCTCCAAAAGGAGAAGAATTAGTGAGCCGTTTGCGCGCACTGGGGCGAGTGGCCTGGAGCTTTCCGCTGATTGAAATCACCCCCGGTCGCGAACTTGCGCGCCTCTCTCCCGCACTGAACGCCCTAAGCTCTGGCGATTTGCTCTTCGCGTTATCGCCGCACGCTGTGTCATTTGCCCAGTCACAATTGCAGCAACAGGGCCAGCACTGGCCGCAGCAGGCGGCCTGTTTCGCTATTGGGCGCAGCACCGCGCTGGCGTTGCATCAGGTGAGTGGTTGCCAGGTGCGGTATCCTTTGGATCGGGAAATCAGCGAAGTCTTGCTACAATTACCTGAATTACAAAATATTGCGGGTAAGAAAGCGCTCATCTTACGCGGCAATGGCGGGCGAGAACTGTTAGGCGAAACGCTGGCCGCACGCGGCGCTGAAGTCACATTCTGTGAATGTTATCAACGCAGTGCTGTCCATTATGATGGGGCGGAAGAAGCCATGCGCTGGCAGAAACGTGAGGTGTCGACCCTCGTCGTCACCAGCGGGGAAATGTTACACCAACTTTGGGCACTCATTCCGCAATGGTATCGCGAGCACTGGCTGCTGCGCTGCCGTTTGCTGGTTGTCAGTGAGCGTCTTGCACAACTGGCCCGGGAGCTGGGCTGGCAGGAAATTCAGGTTGCCGATAGCGCTGACAACGATGCGCTGCTGCGCGCACTACAATAACTTCAAAACTGGAAGCCATAATGACGGATCAAAAAGAAAACTCCGCCGTGGTTGAAGAGACCAGGGAGGCCGTGGAGACCACGCCACAGCCAGAAGCACAAAAACCCACTGACGCCGAAAAGAAAACCGGCGGCGCGAAAACCAGCCTGGTGCTGAGCGCCGTGGCGATCGCGATTGCGCTGGCGGCGGGCGTGGGGCTGTATGGCTGGGGGAAACAGCAGGCCGTAAATCAAACCACCGCCAATGACACGCTGGCGAATCAACTCGTCGCGCTGCAAAAAGCACAGGACGACCAGAAAACGCAGTTCGACACCTTGCTGAAACAGCAGGCCGCACAGCTTGCCGAGGCGCAGAACCAGCGCGATACGCTGGCGAAACAGCTCGATGAAGTGCAGCAAAAAGTGGCGGCCATCTCCGGTACCGATGCCAAAACCTGGCTGCTGGCGCAGTCTGACTTCCTCGTGAAGCTGGCGGGCCGCAAGCTGTGGAGCGATCAGGATGTCACTACCGCCGCCGCGCTGCTGAAAAGCGCCGACGCCAGCCTGGCCGACATGAACGACCCAAGCCTGATTAGCGCCCGTCGCGCCATCACCGAAGATATCGCAAGCCTTGGCGCGGTTTCTCAGGTGGACTACGACGGCATCATCCTGAAAGTAAATCAGTTAGCAAATCAGGTGGATAACCTACGTCTGGCGGATAACAACACCGATGATTCCCCGATGGATTCCGATAGCGATGAGCTCTCCAGCTCAATTGGCGAGTGGCGCGTAAATCTGCAAAAAAGCTGGCAGAACTTTATGGACAGCTTTATTACCATCCGCCGTCGTGATGAAACCGCCGTACCGCTGTTAGCGCCCAATCAGGATATCTACCTGCGTGAAAACATTCGCTCACGTCTGTTGGTTGCCGCGCAGGCCGTACCGCGTCATCAGGAAGAGACCTACAAACAGGCGCTGGATAACGTTTCGACGTGGGTTCGCGCCTACTACGACACCGACGATGCCACCACCAAGAGCTTCCTCGATGACGTGGACAAACTTAGCCAGCAGAGCATCACCATGAACGTGCCGGAAACGCTGCAAAGCCAGTCGATTCTGGAAAAACTGATGCAGACGCGCGTGCGTAATCTGATGGCGCAGCCCGCTGCGGCGGCACCGGCTCCACAGGCTGAAACGCCCGCGCCCGCCCCTGCCGCGGCTCAAGGAGAGTAATTATGTTGAAAGTCTTATTACTCTTCGCACTGCTGATCGCCGGGATTGTCGTCGGCCCAATGATCGCCGGGCACCAGGGGTACGTGCTGATCCAGACGGATAACTACAACGTCGAAACCAGCGTCACCGGGTTAGTGATCATCATGATCCTTATCATGGTGGTGCTGTTTGCCCTCGAATGGGTGCTGCGCCGCATCTTCCGCACCGGTGCGCATACGCGCGGCTGGTTCGTCGGCCGCAAACGTCGCCGTGCGCGTAAGCAAACGGAACAGGCACTGCTCAAACTGGCGGAAGGTGATTATCAGCAGGTTGAGAAGCTGATGGCGAAAAATGCCGATCACGCGGAACAGCCGGTGGTTAACTATCTGCTGGCCGCCGAGGCCGCACAACAGCGCGGTGATGAAGCGCGCGCCAACCAGCATCTGCAACGCGCGGAAGAGAACGCCGGCAATGATTTGATTCCGGTCGAAATCACCCGCGTACGTTTACAGCTCGCGCGTAATGAAGATCACGCCGCTCGCCACGGCGTCGATAAGTTACTGGAAATTACCCCACGTCATCCGGAAGTACTGCGTCTCGCCGAGCAGGCATATATTCGCACCGGTGCATGGAGTTCGCTGCTGGATATCATCCCGTCGATGGCAAAAGCCAACGTAAGTGATGAAGCTCATCGCGCGGCGCTGGAGCAACAGGCATGGATTGGCCTGATGGATAAAGCGCGTGCCGACGAGGGCAGCGAAGGGTTGCGGAACTGGTGGAAAAACCAGAGCCGGAAAACGCGCCACGAAGTGCCGCTTCAGGTGGCGATGGCTGAGCACCTCATTGAGTGTGACGATCATGACACCGCGCAGCAGATCATCATCGACGGGCTGAAACGTCAGTATGACGATCGTCTGGTGTTGTTGATCCCGCGTCTGCGCACCAATAACCCGGAACAGCTGGAAAAAATGCTGCGCCAACAGATTAAGAGCGTGGGCGATCGTCCACTGCTGTGGAGCACGCTGGGCCAGTCGCTGATGAAACACGGCGAGTGGCAGGAAGCGAGTCTCGCCTTCCGCGCCGCGCTGAAACAGCGTCCGGATGCTTACGATTACGCCTGGCTTGCCGACACCCTCGACCGTCTGAAGAAGCCGGAAGAGGCGGCGGCGATGCGCCGCGATGGGTTGATGCTTACGTTGCAAAATAACCCGCCGCAGTAATCACTGCTTCAGGGGGCCATTCGGCCCCTTTTTTTGGCCATAAAAAAACGCCTGCTCACAGGAGCAGGCGTTAAAACAGGTCTTTATGACAACAATGGGTGCTTCACTCAACGTTATGTCCATGGTGTCTGATGAGGCCTGAGCGACATCTGTCATCGGACGATAAGCACCGTAAACGGCTCTGCGTCATTCCTGAGTTTATGAGGCCAGAAGGCGAGCATAAGAGATGGAATGAGCATCTACGGCGCGCATTATTGCACACACTTTGACACAAAATCATCCCCTTTCTGACGGAATGGGAATTTTCTGTACAAAAATCGTGCTCACCGGTAATAACGACCTGTTTCATCGCTATTCCGGCCTAATAATAAACATTATAAATATATAAAAATACCCCATAAAATAAACCTATATTTACTTATATAATATTACTTTAAAACCAATGAATAATATAAATATTATCCATTCATGGAATATTAAATAGCAGTAATAATCAAAGAGATGCTCACCTTTCGCCTTACAAAACAAACAGTCGACGTGTAGGATATCCTGGACGCAAAAATATTTTTATCCATTTATCAAATTAATATTTATGCGCATTAACACGTAATTACTCCTTCATGTGGATGATATGAAAACGGAGCATTAATAATGGATTTTTCTTTTTCACCAAAATTGCTTGTTGTCGCGATGGCCGCGGCAATTCCCGTACTTGCCAGCGCGGCGGATACCCCCACCTCGGCCACCGCGCGTAAGGGCTTTTCTGGATACGATCACCCTAACCAGTACCTGGTCACCCCGGCTACCAAAATTGCCGATAACCTGATGCCGGTTATGCAGCACCCGGCGCAGGATAAACAAACGCAGCAGAAACTGGCTGAGTTAGAGAAAAAAACCGGCAAAAAACCGAACGTCGTGATCTTTGTTTTAGATGATGTGGGCTGGATGGATGTCGGCTTTAACGGCGGCGGTGTGGCGGTCGGTAACCCGACGCCGGATATCGACGCCGTTGCCAGCCAGGGGTTAATCCTCACCTCTGCGTATTCCCAGCCAAGTTCTTCCCCGACTCGCGCCACCATCATGACCGGCCAGTATTCCGTACACCACGGCATTCTGATGCCGCCAATGTATGGCATGCCCGGCGGGCTGGAAGGGCTGACCACGCTGCCGCAGTTGCTGCACGATCAGGGCTACGTGACGCAGGCCATTGGTAAATGGCATATGGGCGAAAACGAAGGCTCGCAGCCGCAGAACGTCGGCTTTGATGATTTCCGAGGTTTTAACTCGGTATCAGACATGTACACCGAGTGGCGCGACGTGAACGTTAACCCGGAAGTGGCGCTTAGCCCGGCACGTTCGGAATACATCAAAAAACTGCCGTTCAGCAAAGACGATGTTCACGCCGTTCGCGGCGGCAAACAGGAAGCGGTTGCCGATATCACGCCGAAGTATATGGAAGATCTCGACCAGCGCT
Protein-coding regions in this window:
- a CDS encoding DKNYY domain-containing protein, which translates into the protein MKVMKKSISLALILLGYTVAIPAVQAEGYEYYSSQGALVYGSNFGGQKKIIAKFTGINSRDLYPVENISGEQERYIIEDEVTTIKEEYHWITNGHVILWRGKIVSNPPGTPTVDVASFKALGRFAVDKYSLYFDGQRTESNSGASKVDLATLKAIEDNSSTLVDRHNLYLLGRRQASSDDFSVLQSKLWGDIERFRPRNEGATSRDLLIRHRQDVFLNGQRIADVDADTFHIIRWIPNSLLVYRDKHGEHRYAYGNPAGKMATTDDANSFEIGEKTVRWRRQLARDDAWPTQLSWDVIWGAWQDIPNVDPEQFHLITDRIAQYQDRLYIVKLSPVGEDQLNVITLDTPDLVVDHVFNGGKKHIYIIKDRTWVQDVHVIATHGPLTMAESFAWDDRYVYTWRGQRPARTESPCPEQTVEQDDGIVIKTEASECHRTP
- the cyaY gene encoding iron donor protein CyaY, producing the protein MNDSEFHRLADTLWMTIEERLDDWDGDSDIDCEINGGVLTITFENGSKIIINRQEPLHQVWLATKQGGYHFDMKGGEWICDRSGETFWDLLEQAATQQAGEAVSFR
- the cyaA gene encoding class I adenylate cyclase, giving the protein MYLYIETLKQRLDAINQLRVDRALAAMGPAFQQVYSLLPTLLHYHHPLMPGYLDGNVPKGICLYTPDETQRHYLDELELHRGMPPQVSPKGELPITGVYSMGSTSSVGQSCSSDLDIWVCHQSWLDNDERQLLQRKCSLLESWAASLGVEVSFFLIDENRFRHNESGSLGGEDCGSTQHILLLDEFYRTAVRLAGKRILWNMVPCEEEEHYDDYVMTLYAQGVLTPNEWLDLGGLSSLSAEEYFGASLWQLYKSIDSPYKAVLKTLLLEAYSWEYPNTRLLAKDIKQRLHDGEIVSFGLDSYCMMLERVTDYLKAIDDETRLDLVRRCFYLKVCEKLSRERACVGWRREVVSQLVKEWGWDEARLAKLDNRANWKIDQVREAHNELLDAMMQSYRNLIRFARRNNLSVSASPQDIGVLTRKLYAAFEALPGKVTLVNPQISPDLSEPNLTFIHVPPGRANRTGWYLYNRAPNMEAIVSHQPLEYNRYLNKLVAWAWFNGLLTSRTRLFIKGNGIVDLAKLQEMVADVSHHFPLRLPAPTPKALYSPCEIRHLAIIVNLEYDPTAAFRNQVVHFDFRKLDVFSFGEEQNCLVGSVDLLYRNSWNEVRTLHFNGEQAMIEALKTILGKMHQDAAPPDSVDVFCYSQHLRGLIRTRVQQLVSECIDLRLSSTRQETGRFKALRVSGQTWGLFFERLNVSVQKLENAIEFYGAISHNKLHGLSVQVETNHVKLPQVVDGFASEGIIQFFFEDSGEEQGFNIYILDETNRAEVYHHCEGSKEELVRDVSRFYSSSHDRFTYGSSFINFNLPQFYQIVKVDGRAQVIPYRSQAIGTIPPSNQDNDTPLLQQYFS
- the hemC gene encoding hydroxymethylbilane synthase, with translation MLDKVLRIATRQSPLALWQAHYVKDRLMACHPGLTVELVPLVTRGDVILDTPLAKVGGKGLFVKELELALLENRADIAVHSMKDVPVDFPEGLGLVTICEREDPRDAFVSNHYASLDDLPAGSIVGTSSLRRQCQIAEYRPDLEIRSLRGNVGTRLGKLDNGDYDAIILAVAGLKRLKLDDRIRQAMPPEQSLPAVGQGAVGIECRLDDDVTRTLLAPLNDAQTATRVQAERAMNTRLEGGCQVPIGSYAELTDGELWLRALVGAPDGSQMVRGERRGKPEDAERMGVELAEELLNNGAREILTAVYNGEKPE
- the hemD gene encoding uroporphyrinogen-III synthase, translating into MSILVTRPSPKGEELVSRLRALGRVAWSFPLIEITPGRELARLSPALNALSSGDLLFALSPHAVSFAQSQLQQQGQHWPQQAACFAIGRSTALALHQVSGCQVRYPLDREISEVLLQLPELQNIAGKKALILRGNGGRELLGETLAARGAEVTFCECYQRSAVHYDGAEEAMRWQKREVSTLVVTSGEMLHQLWALIPQWYREHWLLRCRLLVVSERLAQLARELGWQEIQVADSADNDALLRALQ
- the hemX gene encoding uroporphyrinogen-III C-methyltransferase, with product MTDQKENSAVVEETREAVETTPQPEAQKPTDAEKKTGGAKTSLVLSAVAIAIALAAGVGLYGWGKQQAVNQTTANDTLANQLVALQKAQDDQKTQFDTLLKQQAAQLAEAQNQRDTLAKQLDEVQQKVAAISGTDAKTWLLAQSDFLVKLAGRKLWSDQDVTTAAALLKSADASLADMNDPSLISARRAITEDIASLGAVSQVDYDGIILKVNQLANQVDNLRLADNNTDDSPMDSDSDELSSSIGEWRVNLQKSWQNFMDSFITIRRRDETAVPLLAPNQDIYLRENIRSRLLVAAQAVPRHQEETYKQALDNVSTWVRAYYDTDDATTKSFLDDVDKLSQQSITMNVPETLQSQSILEKLMQTRVRNLMAQPAAAAPAPQAETPAPAPAAAQGE
- the hemY gene encoding protoheme IX biogenesis protein HemY, whose protein sequence is MLKVLLLFALLIAGIVVGPMIAGHQGYVLIQTDNYNVETSVTGLVIIMILIMVVLFALEWVLRRIFRTGAHTRGWFVGRKRRRARKQTEQALLKLAEGDYQQVEKLMAKNADHAEQPVVNYLLAAEAAQQRGDEARANQHLQRAEENAGNDLIPVEITRVRLQLARNEDHAARHGVDKLLEITPRHPEVLRLAEQAYIRTGAWSSLLDIIPSMAKANVSDEAHRAALEQQAWIGLMDKARADEGSEGLRNWWKNQSRKTRHEVPLQVAMAEHLIECDDHDTAQQIIIDGLKRQYDDRLVLLIPRLRTNNPEQLEKMLRQQIKSVGDRPLLWSTLGQSLMKHGEWQEASLAFRAALKQRPDAYDYAWLADTLDRLKKPEEAAAMRRDGLMLTLQNNPPQ